A DNA window from Ostrea edulis chromosome 5, xbOstEdul1.1, whole genome shotgun sequence contains the following coding sequences:
- the LOC125672646 gene encoding uncharacterized protein LOC125672646 has protein sequence MNYTLEESTTPERGNLLEIFLPPLGLFLGGALVLTLLAIYTQRNSVCFRARQRCVSPSVSQISFMSLFSSSGVNNVHGQSTVTDFGGLYTTTDSEILEHLQWYQNNPRYLYKIGLPAVTSLIFCPMIMIAYTPISNFLWPNRTQPTINGAIACFLAPAGMVYAVSFGFAFQQVLQKQIDITTRLNNDFSEMELLINLTKKLACLKSTTRMKMYLALKEEIMTVIRYITQMPVSEKNREGAIWDIVDYLREIPLQRQNVDRAIVNKIVKYVGSLNSIVDKVGTLHSRIHPLQWAFLEILGYSSFLGIQMVKCDSYRLEMCMSFVTCLSISMSCYIVADIDNPFHGFFRIDLKSVLAILETLEKCYLDELHSEIQQQNATEEIISRKH, from the exons TTCTAACTTTGCTGGCGATCTATACACAACGTAACAGCGTTTGTTTCCGCGCAAGACAACGATGTGTCAGCCCCTCCGTGTCTCAGATAAGTTTCATGAGCCTGTTTTCAAGTTCAGGGGTCAACAACGTTCACGGTCAATCCACTGTTACCGACTTTGGCGGACTTTACACCACAACTGACAGTGAAATCTTGGAACATCTACAATGGTACCAAAACAATCCGCGGTACTTATACAAAATAGGTCTACCGGCAGTGACGTCATTGATATTTTGTCCAATGATAATGATTGCGTATACTCCAATCTCCAACTTTTTGTGGCCTAATCGAACACAACCAACTATCAATGGAGCTATCGCCTGCTTCTTGGCCCCTGCTGGTATGGTGTATGCGGTGTCGTTTGGTTTCGCTTTTCAGCAAGTGCTTCAAAAACAAATCGACATTACAACAAGACTGAACAACGATTTTTCCGAAATGGAACTTCTGATAAATTTGACAAAGAAATTGGCATGTTTGAAATCAACCACCCGGATGAAGATGTATCTTGCTTTGAAAGAAGAAATAATGACAGTGATCCGATATATAACACAGATGCCTGTGTCTGAAAAGAACAGAGAGG GTGCGATTTGGGACATCGTGGACTACCTCCGCGAGATCCCACTGCAGAGGCAAAACGTGGATAGAGCAATAGTCAACAAAATTGTCAAGTATGTGGGGAGTCTGAACAGCATTGTGGATAAAGTAGGCACCCTCCACTCTAGGATACATCCGTTACA ATGGGCGTTTCTGGAGATTCTTGGTTACTCCTCGTTCCTTGGAATTCAGATGGTGAAGTGCGACTCCTACCGCCTTGAGATGTGTATGAGTTTTGTTACATGTTTGTCGATTTCTATGTCCTGTTACATCGTGGCAGACATTGACAATCCTTTCCACGGATTTTTCAGAATTGACCTTAAAAGTGTCTTAGCAATTCTGGAAACATTAGAGAAATGCTATCTTGACGAACTACATAGTGAAATACAGCAACAAAATGCTACTGAAGAGATAATCTCTAGAAAGCATTGA